A single genomic interval of Coccidioides posadasii str. Silveira chromosome 1, complete sequence harbors:
- a CDS encoding uncharacterized protein (EggNog:ENOG410PPSF~COG:O) — MAGKLKIYGNMASPYSDIVLLTVAEGGLKDYDYVNVDFRKGAHKHPSFLLMNPMGKFPVLTTPEGDHLYESRPMAKYIATRYNVTDLLPDTKDALALARFEQAPVDEAAVAKAKSQLESHLDLCEQSLKAGKQYMAGDSFGLADIFYIPAVAELIDVGHGDLITKREMVNDWWQRCLARPATGDYVQNIPKPVDMKQPLDRAN; from the exons ATGGCAGGCAAGCTCAAGATCTACGGCAATATGGCCTCGCCATACTCGGATATCGTGCTGCTCACGGTCGCTGAGGGTGGCCTGAAGGACTATGACTATGTCAATGTTGACTTCCGGAAAGGTGCACATAAG CATCCTAGCTTTCTCCTCATGAACCCGATGGGAAAATTCCCTGTTCTCACAACCCCGGAAGGAGACCATCTTTACGAGTCTCGCCCAATGGCGAAATACATCGCCACACGCTACAACGTCACAGATCTGCTCCCCGATACCAAGGATGCCTTGGCTCTCGCGCGATTCGAACAAGCT CCGGTGGACGAGGCCGCTGTCGCGAAGGCGAAATCCCAACTGGAGTCGCACCTGGACCTGTGCGAGCAATCCCTCAAGGCTGGCAAGCAGTACATGGCGGGCGACAGCTTCGGTCTGGCGGATATCTTCTATATTCCTGCTGTTGCGGAGCTGATTGATGTTGGACATGGAGACCTCATTACCAAACGGGAGATGGTTAATGATTGGTGGCAGAGGTGTCTAGCACGCCCGGCAACGGGGGATTATGTGCAGAACATTCCCAAGCCTGTGGACATGAAACAACCACTGGACCGAGCAAATTGA
- a CDS encoding uncharacterized protein (EggNog:ENOG410PVA2~COG:G~TransMembrane:12 (i48-75o87-107i114-133o145-164i176-195o207-229i278-303o315-335i342-360o372-395i407-430o436-462i)): MASESSEDKIGPKLANREKSDVESGDGGSSSQLSVSPRKVLRKIDMHLMAPLWVVFVFGFLDRINLGNVAVLGIMKELGQVGNDFNIAVQVFFVPYILLDIPSNIVLKKFTPSTWISLLTFLWGVASMCQGFVKNNGALIACRFFIGVFEAGFVPGCAYLMAMYYKRHEFQKRFSLFWVAGLVAGAFGGLLAYGLDHMRGLGGYSGWRWIFIMEGLMSIVLAVPAKFLIADWPEQAKFLTEEEKQYVLARNSEDVGGGARMDRLDAEAWKRIMSDWKIYVGSMIYIGITVSGYATALFIPSIVNSLGYSGIDSQVHSIPIWVVAAVVTLIVSYLTDRLRHRFGFVVFGVIVASIGYIILLCQGPPGGGLSPSVRYMAVFFVCTGTYIVQPVAIVWMANNLGGHYKRAIGLAIQVGFGNIGGIIASNIFVMEDRPRYFVGYGVSLAMMIFCGVMSIVFAIGLVRENKLREQGKRDDRLQLEERILGNMGDDDPRFRFTL, from the exons ATGGCTTCCGAAAGCTCAGAGGACAAAATCGGTCCAAAGCTGGCTAACAGGGAGAAGTCAGACGTAGAATCTGGCGATGGAGGGTCCTCAAGCCAACTTTCGGTGTCACCGCGCAAGGTACTGCGCAAGATTGACATGCATCTGATGGCTCCTCTCTGGGTTGTATTCGTCTTTGGCTTTCTAGATCGAATCAATTTGGGAAACGTTGCCGTCTTGGGGATTATGAAGGAGCTTGGACAAGTGGGAAACGATTTCAACATTGCGGTTCAAGTCTTCTTTGTTCCTTATATCCTGCTGGATATCCCGAGCAACATCGTcctcaagaaatttacaCCGTCAACGTGGATCAGTCTCTTGACTTTCTTGTGGG GAGTTGCATCGATGTGCCAGGGGTTCGTCAAAAACAATGGTGCCCTGATTGCCTGTCGCTTCTTTATCGGTGTCTTCGAAGCCGGTTTTGTCCCAGGTTGTGCCTATCTAATGGCCATGTACTATAAGCGTCATGAATTCCAGAAACGGTTCTCGCTCTTCTGGGTCGCCGGCCTGGTGGCTGGAGCCTTTGGCGGTCTCCTCGCATACGGACTAGACCACATGAGGGGTCTGGGAGGGTATAGTGGGTGGCGTTGGATATTCATCATGGAAGGCCTTATGTCGATCGTGCTCGCCGTTCCAGCAAAGTTCCTTATCGCTGACTGGCCGGAGCAAGCCAAATTCTTAACCGAGGAGGAAAAGCAGTACGTGCTCGCGCGCAATTCTGAGGACGTCGGTGGCGGAGCACGCATGGATCGGCTGGATGCTGAAGCATGGAAACGCATCATGAGCGATTGGAAGATCTATGTTGGAAGTATGATCTATATCGGAATCACGGTCTCGGGCTACGCCACTGCGCTCTTCATCCCTTCAATTGTGAATTCTCTCGGGTACTCTGGTATCGACAGCCAGGTTCACAGCATCCCGATCTGGGTCGTCGCAGCCGTCGTAACCCTAATAGTGTCATACCTCACCGACCGCCTAAGACACCGATTTGGATTCGTTGTGTTTGGTGTCATCGTCGCTAGCATCGGATATATTATCCTTCTATGCCAAGGACCTCCAGGAGGTGGTCTGTCACCTTCCGTCCGTTACATGGCGGTTTTCTTCGTTTGCACCGGAACATACATTGTTCAGCCCGTCGCCATCGTCTGGATGGCAAATAACCTGGGAGGACACTATAAACGGGCCATCGGCTTGGCAATTCAGGTTGGATTTGGAAATATTGGAGGAATTATTGCGAGTAATATCTTCGTCATGGAGGACCGGCCCAGATACTTTGTGGGATACGGTGTTTCTCTTGCTATGATGATTTTCTGCGGAGTCATGAGCATCGTGTTTGCGATTGGACTGGTGAGGGAAAACAAACTGAGAGAGCAAGGGAAACGTGATGATAGACTGCAGCTGGAGGAGCGGATTTTGGGGAATATGGGTGACGATGATCCCCGGTTCCGCTTCACTCTCTGA
- a CDS encoding uncharacterized protein (EggNog:ENOG410PVT7~COG:S~TransMembrane:3 (o46-70i82-102o126-151i)): MVSMCWQIFSETVSIQMIIICQWAFGKHKDDINRIDPALLAKSLKLYFYAQIFYKINIGLTKISILLLYIKVFIQPWFRKTCWTCIGVIIAFTTGTVFSSIFQCTPVHYAFNKTTPGGGKCLNLTAFWYANAAFNILSDAVIIALPIPVIFKLHSPTRTKIAVSSVFAVGLL, encoded by the exons ATGGTTAGCATGTGCTGGCAGATATTTTCAGAGACTGTTTCGATCCAGATGATAATCA TTTGCCAATGGGCTTTTGGAAAACACAAAGACGATATCAATAGAATTGACCCAGCGTTACTGGCAAAAAGTCTCAAG CTCTATTTCTATGCGCAAATTTTctataaaattaatatagGGTTGACCAAGATCAGCATCCTGCTCCTTTACatcaaggtcttcatccagccGTGGTTTAGGAAAACGTGCTGGACATGTATCGGCGTTATCATTGCGTTTACCACGGGTACTGTCTTCTCAAGCATTTTCCAATGCACTCCGGTGCACTATGCCTTTAACAAAACGACCCCTGGCGGTGGGAAATGCCTTAATCTTACTGCATTTTGGTATGCCAATGCTGCATTTAATATCTTGAGCGACGCCGTCATCATTGCCCTCCCAATTCCAGTGATTTTCAAACTGCACTCACCTACCAGAACCAAGATTGCAGTTTCCAGTGTATTTGCTGTTGGTCTATTGTGA
- a CDS encoding uncharacterized protein (EggNog:ENOG410PVT7~COG:S): protein MWTVIETNLGIICACMPTLWRPLSRFFPWLSSQLTNKYGTGQSMASQGHASNKRRANPASAREVAGYWTKIESSDEQLARDYGVYSGAEGDRKGASEDSGRFADETAIRKTTQVSVRYCEDDIQDHPGHGELDIEMRRVG from the coding sequence ATGTGGACGGTAATTGAAACCAACCTTGGCATCATCTGCGCCTGTATGCCTACACTTTGGCGTCCATTATCACGCTTCTTCCCTTGGCTTTCGTCTCAGCTCACGAACAAATATGGGACGGGCCAAAGTATGGCGAGCCAAGGACATGCCTCGAACAAGAGAAGAGCGAACCCTGCCAGCGCAAGGGAGGTAGCTGGGTATTGGACAAAAATTGAGTCCAGTGATGAGCAGCTGGCACGGGATTACGGGGTGTATTCTGGTGCTGAAGGTGACAGGAAGGGTGCATCGGAGGATAGCGGGCGTTTCGCGGATGAAACCGCAATCAGGAAGACCACTCAGGTCTCCGTGCGGTACTGTGAAGACGATATTCAAGATCATCCTGGACATGGCGAACTGGACATAGAGATGAGACGAGTAGGCTGA